A region from the Melanotaenia boesemani isolate fMelBoe1 chromosome 11, fMelBoe1.pri, whole genome shotgun sequence genome encodes:
- the ppp1cc gene encoding serine/threonine-protein phosphatase PP1-gamma catalytic subunit A, with protein MADVDKLNIDSIIQRLLEVRGAKPGKNVQLQENEIRGLCLKSREIFLSQPILLELEAPLKICGDIHGQYYDLLRLFEYGGFPPESNYLFLGDYVDRGKQSLETICLLLAYKIKYPENFFLLRGNHECASINRIYGFYDECKRRYNIKLWKTFTDCFNCLPIAAIVDEKIFCCHGGLSPDLQSMEQIRRIMRPTDVPDQGLLCDLLWSDPDKDVLGWGENDRGVSFTFGSEVVAKFLHKHDLDLICRAHQVVEDGYEFFAKRQLVTLFSAPNYCGEFDNAGAMMSVDETLMCSFQILKPAEKKKPNGSRPVTPPRNMVTKQAKK; from the exons ATGGCGGATGTTGACAAACTCAACATAGACAGCATCATCCAACGTCTTTTAGAAG tCAGAGGAGCAAAGCCGGGCAAGAATGTGCAGCTGCAGGAGAATGAGATTCGTGGATTATGCCTCAAGTCCAGGGAGATCTTTCTCAGTCAACCCATTCTTCTGGAGCTAGAGGCCCCTCTCAAGATTTGTG GTGACATCCATGGGCAATACTATGACCTGCTGAGGCTGTTTGAGTATGGCGGCTTTCCTCCAGAGAGCAACTATCTGTTTCTTGGTGACTATGTGGACAGGGGGAAGCAGTCTCTGGAAACCATCTGCCTTCTACTGGCCTACAAAATCAAATACCCTGAGAACTTCTTCCTGCTGAGGGGAAACCACGAGTGTGCTTCAATCAACAGAATATATGGTTTCTACGATGAGT GTAAAAGAAGGTACAACATCAAACTCTGGAAGACCTTCACAGACTGTTTTAACTGTCTCCCTATTGCTGCAATTGTTGATGAAAAGATCTTTTGCTGCCATGGAG GACTATCACCTGACCTTCAGTCCATGGAGCAGATCAGACGCATCATGCGTCCCACTGATGTGCCCGACCAGGGCCTGCTGTGTGATTTGCTCTGGTCCGACCCAGACAAGGATGTTTTGGGCTGGGGGGAGAACGACAGGGGTGTGTCATTTACATTCGGCTCAGAGGTGGTTGCCAAGTTCCTGCACAAGCATGACCTGGATTTGATCTGTCGCGCTCATCAG GTTGTTGAGGATGGCTATGAATTTTTTGCAAAGAGGCAGCTTGTTACTTTGTTCTCAGCGCCTAACTATTGTGGGGAGTTTGATAATGCCGGTGCCATGATGAGTGTTGATGAGACTCTCATGTGCTCTTTCCAG